In Dehalococcoidia bacterium, the sequence CCGGCCACCAAGCCCGCCGGCAAGTGGCTCATCCCACAGGAATCTGTAAACAACTTCCTGCAATCGGATGCCGCCCTGACCGACCAGGAATGGGCTGTCATGCGTCTGCTGCAAACCGATAAGTCTTCCCTGACGGTCAAAACCATCTCCGGTGCCACCGGCATACCGGAAAGTTCCGCCCGGAAGATCCTGGCCAAACTGGCCAA encodes:
- a CDS encoding helix-turn-helix domain-containing protein — protein: MTEKFYTTTEAAAMLRVDPLTIREYIASGKLPATKPAGKWLIPQESVNNFLQSDAALTDQEWAVMRLLQTDKSSLTVKTISGATGIPESSARKILAKLAKLNRITIARSRHNCYLYRVRKARK